A region of the Gallaecimonas mangrovi genome:
GCGTTACCGCTTACCGATTTACTCGGTGATAACTCAGTGGATGCCCGGGCAGAGCTGCAATGGCGGATGGCATTACCTATTGCGGTGATGTTACTGGCGCTGATTGCGGTGCCGATGGCCAAAACCGGCCCTCGCCAAGGTAAATTTGCCAAGCTGTTGCCCGCTCTTGGGCTCTTTTTAGGGTATTTGTTGCTACTGCTGGCAGGTAACCGGGCGCTACAAGATGGCAAAATTCCCATTAGTCTGGGGCTTTGGTGGATCCATGCCGCCGCGCTCTTTATTGGCATTGGCCTTATCATTCGGGGGCGCACCCTGGGGACTAAAATCCGTGGCTGGTTAAGGAGAGCGCGATGAAAATTATCGACCTCTACATCGGCCGTATTATCTTCGCCACCACCATGCTGTGTTTGGCGGTGCTGGTTGGGCTGTCTGGCCTGATTAAGTTTGTTGACCAGCTTAAGTATGTGGGTAAGGGCACCTACGATATTGCTGACGCTGGTATTTATGTATTGTTTTCGGTGCCACGGGATTTAGAGATCTTCTTCCCGATGGGGGTGCTGCTTGGCGGCTTGATTGGCCTTGGCATGATGGCCAGCAACTCCGAGCTGACGGTGATGCAAGCCTCAGGCATGTCCAAGTTCAACATCATTATTTCCACCATGAAAACCGTCTTTTTGCTGATGGTAATGGTGGTGGCATTAAGTGAATTTGTGGCGCCAGGGGCCGAGCGTTATGCCCGCGATATGCGTACCCAGGCCATGTCTGGCGGCACCTTGCTGTCGGATTCAAGCGGGCTTTGGGCCCGTGACGGCGACAAGTTTGTGCACATCCAGCAATTACTTGAAGCCAATGAACTGGGCAATATCACCATTTATCAGTTCGATGGTTTGCAGCTAAAACGACTACTGCATGCCGACCATGCTTTTTGGAAGCAAAATGCTTGGGAGCTTGAGCAGGTGAAGGAAACCTGGCTTGAAGCCAATAGTACCCGGGTGGACAGTAAACCGAGCATGCTGCTCAAATCTGACCTGACCCCCGATAAACTCGGGGTGGTAACGGTTAAACCGGAAGCCTTGTCGCTGCGCGGCTTAAGTAAGTATGTGGAGTACCTTAAGGCCAATAAACAGGACGGTTCGCGCTACCAACTGGCTTTTTGGCGCAAATTAATGGCCCCGGTTAACCTGGCGGTGATGCTGCTGCTGGCCTGTTCCTTTGTGTTTGGGCCATTGCGGTCGGTGACCATGGGCGCACGGATACTGCTGGGGATCATCGCCGGCTTTGGCTTCTTCCTGGTCAGTGAGATTTTTGGGCCCTTGAGCTTGGTTTATCATGTACCGCCCTTGGCCGGGGCAACGTTACCGGCGCTTATCTTTATCGGTTTCTCGGTTTACTTACTGCGAAAACCTGCTTAAAAAGGCGCCTGCGGGCGTCTTTTTGCTTAACGCAAGGGCCTTGTTATGCATAACACTCCGCTTCGTTTATTACTCTCCGCTTCCCACGATCCTTGGTTTAACCTGGCAGTTGAAGACACCATTTTTCGGCATATGGACCCGGCCCAAAAAGTTCTGTTCTTGTGGCAAAACGCCGAAACCGTAGTGATTGGCCGTGGCCAGAACCCTTGGAAGGAATGTAATACCCGCCGCATGGAGCAAGACGGTATTAAGCTTGCCCGGCGGCAAAGTGGCGGCGGTGCCGTATTTCATGATCTGGGTAATAGCTGCTTTACCTTTATGGCCGGCAAACCGGGTTATAACCGTGACGTGTCCACGCGCATCGTTCTAGACGCCCTGCATAAGCTTGATATTCCTGCTTACACCTCTGGCCGTAACGATCTGTTGCTCGACTTCAAAGACGGCCCTCGCAAAATATCCGGCTCTGCCTATAAAGAAACCGTGCAACGGGGCTTTCACCACGGCACTTTACTGATTAATGCCGAGCTGGACCGGCTGGGTAATTACCTGACCCCCGACCCTAAAAAATTGCAGGCTAAAGGCATCGCCTCGGTGCGATCGCGGGTGGCCAATTTGGTGGAATGGCTACCAAATCTTGACCATCAGCGCCTTTGTCAGGCGTTAAGCGCCGCCTTTTTTGATTACTTTGGTCAGCAGGTTGAAGCCGAGTGGATCTCCCCGGAAAACCCGCCAGAACTGCCTGGCTTTGCCGAACGTTTTGCGCTGCAAAGCAGCTGGGACTGGAATTTTGGCCAGGCTATGGCCTTTGATCATGAATTGTCTGAACGCTTTGCCTGGGGCGGTATCGACCTGCAGTTGAAGGTAGAAAAAGGCCGCATTAGCGAAGCGCGGCTTTTTACCGATGCACTCAACCCAGACCCATGGTTAGCCTGGGCCGAACAATTAGCCGGTGTGGCTTATCAGCACCAAGCCGTTACCAACAGCTTGGACAAGCTTGCCAGCGGCGAGCCTGAACTGCTTGCCGCCGTTGGCGATATGCATCAGTGGCTAACAGCGGCGCTGGCTTGATAGGTAAATCACCTCGGTGCCGCTGAGCCTGTCTTGAAGGCCAAGGCGGCTGGTTCCTAAAGCCAACAAGGTACCGAGCCCAAAAAGTCCAAATAGGGCTTTTAATAGCGCCTGCTTTAGTAACAGGCGCTTGCCATCCTGGCTTTGCACTTTCACATGCCATGCCTTCATGCCAAGGGTTTGCCCACCATTAAGCCAAAACCACAAAAAAAAGCTCAGCACTGCCGCACATAAATAGAGGCTATACAGCGGCTGGTCGCTAATGTAACTGGCAAGGTCAGGGTAACCGGCGGTGAGGGATGGCATAAAATGGTTAATCAGTACCAAGACTGCAAAACCGACGAAGTGCGCCAAACAGAATATGGCCACGGCCAATAAATAATCATAAATAAGCGCGGCAAGGCGCCGCCAAAAAGAGGCGCGGACTGGCGAAGAATTCATCAGTGAGATCCATGAGCTAAGCGCTTAGAATTGTAGCAAATTTCACCAATTCACAAAGACTTGCAAGGCAAGTCGAAATGCGTATAATGCCCTGCACCTGCCTGGGTGGCGAAATTGGTAGACGCAGCTGATTCAAAATCAGCCGGGTAAAACCGTGCCGGTTCGAGTCCGGCCCTAGGCACCAAATTCTTGATGACACCGTCATCCCTAAAACCTCGCTTTTGCGAGGTTTTTTGCTTTTTGTCTTTCTAAAATCCCATCTGCTACTGCTAGAAGGCGTTGCGGCCTTTCTATTTTTATTGCTGGCCTTTTGCCGGTAGTGGCGAGCGCTGAATGATGGCACCGCCAATAGATAGATAAGGGGCCTTCATTACCGCATTGAATTCAATAACATTTAATTAACTTTGCGGTATGATAAAGGTTCTTACTTGGGGGGCGTGTATGCTCAAATGGATGTTGTGTTTCAGTCTGTTGTTGTCGGCACCCGCTGTTCGCGCTGAGGTGATGCACATGGCCACCTTGGAATGGCCACCTTACGCCGGTAGCGCCTTACCGGGACAAGGCACTGTTATACAACGTGTGCGCGCCGCATTGGCCACCCAAGGTCAAAAGCTGGAAGTGACCTTTCTTCCCTGGCAGAGGGCGCTGTTGTTGGTGGACCAAGACGCCGGTTTTGTGGCTTACGGCCCGGCTTACCAGGACAGTGAGCGCAGCTTACATTTTTATACTTCGCAAGAAGTGGGTTATGGCCCCTTGGGGCTGGCTTATCGCAAAGAAAAACCCATTCATTGGCAAACCCTTGCCGATCTCCAGCAATACCGCATTGGGGTGGTACGCGACTACGTCAACACCGCCGATTTTGACCGTGCCGTTAAGGCTGGGCTGCAACCGGTAGACGAGGCCGATGCTGACCGCCAGAACCTGCTTAAATTGGCCTATGGCCGAGTCGATGGTGTGCTTATTGATTTAAAAGTGATGCAGTATTGGATGGACCATGACACACCGCTGCGCCCCTTTTTGGACCGCTTGATTGCCAGCCCTAAAGTCATTGAAAAAAAGGCGCTTTATATTAATTTTCACCGCAATGCCGAAGGCAAGCACTGGCGAGACGTGCTGAATAAAGGCCTTGAAGCGCTGCGCCTTAAAGATCAATAACGCAGCTTTTTGCTGTTAAGAAAGGCCTCGGATTCTTTAATGGCCGCGCGGATTTTCTTTTCTAACTGCCCCCACTCGGGGTCGGGTGTATAGAACGCCGTATCGACATCATGCCGTACATAGCGCGGCGGCACCTTATTGAGCACCAAACAGCAAAGGTCGGGCAGCATTGCGTCGCTGATATTGGGTTTGTGTTCGGTTAGCTCTGCTATCAGCAGTTTTTCGACCAGATTATGGATATCGTCACTGAGCTGCATGATTTTCACCTTGGTGGCGGCGGACCATTTGTTCTAGTGTAGTGCGCCCTTAATCATTAAGCTTTGTCGCTTTACGCGGAGGGTGCATGGAAATTTGTTTTGTGTTGGTAAGGCCGGCGCGGCCTGAGAATATCGGTGCAGCCACCCGAGCCATTAAAACCATGGGTTTTACCGACTTACGGGTTGTAGGATCAGAGGCGCACTTAGCCCCAAAGGCGCAGTGGGTGGCCCATGGTGCACAAGATGTGCTGGAAAACATCCAGGCTTTTCCCGATTTAGCGTCAGCCCTTAATGACTGCGAACTGGCCGTAGGCACCACCGCCCGGATGCGTAGCGGTAAACATCAGTACCTCACCCCCACACAGTTGCTGGCGCAGGCCAAACGGCAACAAGGTGCGATTAAACGCCTGGCCGTTGTGTTTGGCTGCGAAGAGTCAGGTTTGGCGAATGATGAATTGGCGCTGTGCCAGCTGCGCTCCTACCTGCCTCTTGCCCAAAGCCAGCCATCATTAAACCTCGGCCAGGCGGTAATGCTTTATGCCTATAGCTTGCAGCAGTTTGAACAGGAACAAAC
Encoded here:
- the lptG gene encoding LPS export ABC transporter permease LptG; the encoded protein is MKIIDLYIGRIIFATTMLCLAVLVGLSGLIKFVDQLKYVGKGTYDIADAGIYVLFSVPRDLEIFFPMGVLLGGLIGLGMMASNSELTVMQASGMSKFNIIISTMKTVFLLMVMVVALSEFVAPGAERYARDMRTQAMSGGTLLSDSSGLWARDGDKFVHIQQLLEANELGNITIYQFDGLQLKRLLHADHAFWKQNAWELEQVKETWLEANSTRVDSKPSMLLKSDLTPDKLGVVTVKPEALSLRGLSKYVEYLKANKQDGSRYQLAFWRKLMAPVNLAVMLLLACSFVFGPLRSVTMGARILLGIIAGFGFFLVSEIFGPLSLVYHVPPLAGATLPALIFIGFSVYLLRKPA
- a CDS encoding lipoate--protein ligase; translated protein: MHNTPLRLLLSASHDPWFNLAVEDTIFRHMDPAQKVLFLWQNAETVVIGRGQNPWKECNTRRMEQDGIKLARRQSGGGAVFHDLGNSCFTFMAGKPGYNRDVSTRIVLDALHKLDIPAYTSGRNDLLLDFKDGPRKISGSAYKETVQRGFHHGTLLINAELDRLGNYLTPDPKKLQAKGIASVRSRVANLVEWLPNLDHQRLCQALSAAFFDYFGQQVEAEWISPENPPELPGFAERFALQSSWDWNFGQAMAFDHELSERFAWGGIDLQLKVEKGRISEARLFTDALNPDPWLAWAEQLAGVAYQHQAVTNSLDKLASGEPELLAAVGDMHQWLTAALA
- a CDS encoding RDD family protein: MNSSPVRASFWRRLAALIYDYLLAVAIFCLAHFVGFAVLVLINHFMPSLTAGYPDLASYISDQPLYSLYLCAAVLSFFLWFWLNGGQTLGMKAWHVKVQSQDGKRLLLKQALLKALFGLFGLGTLLALGTSRLGLQDRLSGTEVIYLSSQRRC
- a CDS encoding substrate-binding periplasmic protein; amino-acid sequence: MLKWMLCFSLLLSAPAVRAEVMHMATLEWPPYAGSALPGQGTVIQRVRAALATQGQKLEVTFLPWQRALLLVDQDAGFVAYGPAYQDSERSLHFYTSQEVGYGPLGLAYRKEKPIHWQTLADLQQYRIGVVRDYVNTADFDRAVKAGLQPVDEADADRQNLLKLAYGRVDGVLIDLKVMQYWMDHDTPLRPFLDRLIASPKVIEKKALYINFHRNAEGKHWRDVLNKGLEALRLKDQ
- a CDS encoding late competence development ComFB family protein, with the translated sequence MQLSDDIHNLVEKLLIAELTEHKPNISDAMLPDLCCLVLNKVPPRYVRHDVDTAFYTPDPEWGQLEKKIRAAIKESEAFLNSKKLRY
- a CDS encoding tRNA/rRNA methyltransferase; its protein translation is MEICFVLVRPARPENIGAATRAIKTMGFTDLRVVGSEAHLAPKAQWVAHGAQDVLENIQAFPDLASALNDCELAVGTTARMRSGKHQYLTPTQLLAQAKRQQGAIKRLAVVFGCEESGLANDELALCQLRSYLPLAQSQPSLNLGQAVMLYAYSLQQFEQEQTADTPTQGLMTTARAQLSALLDKAAIGAEEVPAQWAMESLNQAGERDLKLLLFILKKLL